The DNA segment GAACAATGGTGCGACACCTCCTGCTCCTTCATCCAAGGCGCCAGCGACAGGAAAAACGAGCAAGGAGATGGGAGTCCTTTTGCTGTCTGTTATTATGTTCTGGGTTTTGGTAACATAGGATGGGTGATCAATCCTGATATGTTGGATACTCATTAGGTTGAAATCATACCATTTTTGTGAGCTCCCCTTGGAGTAAAATGCTCAAATGTTGCATAAACTCCCCTGCTGTAAACGCAAACTAGTAActtcataagctttccaacgatATATACTCTATATAACAAAGGTACATAAGTTGTTGATACTAATATAGAATAATCCCTCCTCGTTACCGGCTGAATACATGACTCAATTtattaatgaaaataaataaataaattagaagaaaaatttgcagataattttcttctcctttttcggATTCTAtctaaaatgaaaaatatgataTCGCTCCTGACGTCTTCATTCGATGTTACTTCTATAACATAACTATATCTCTATATCTTAAGTTTCTGTTTGATGTTATCgtattaaatatttatatttttttgcagTGTAGGAGCATTTAGCTTAGTATAGTAATATTTGAGAGGAATTAGGTTGGAAATGAAAGAGAGGTCAACATCCCCCCTGGAGTGAGGAGACAGAGTCGCTGCCTCCCCGGCGATGAAGCCCATCCCCCAGTccgtcctcgccgccgtcgaccgccgGTGGCTGCTCCCCCTCGCCGTCGGCTCCGCGCtctcgctcctcctcctcgtcgccctcaccaccttccctttccccttcccctcctccgcctcctcgcccTCCCCGGCCCTCTTCGTCGAGCACAAGCTCGCCCCTTCCCCGCCGTCCTCCAGCGCCTCACTCCCCCGCATCGCCTTCCTCATATCTGGATCCGCGGGAGACGCCTCCGCGCTCCGCCGCGTCCTCCTCGCGCTCTACCACCCCAGGAACCGCTACATCCTGCACTTGGATGCCGAGGCGCCGGACTCCGACCGGAGGGACCTCGCTGCCGGACTCGCGGACCACCCGGTCATCGCTTCTGCCGGCAACGTGCGCGTCGTCGAGCGCGCCAACCTCATCACGTACCGTGGGCCCACCATGGTCGCCAACACActgcacgccgccgccgccttcttgTGGGCCGACGCTGGCGCCGGCGGCTCGGAGTGGGATTGGTTCATCAACCTCTCCGCCTCGGATTACCCGCTCGTCACGCAGGATGGTACGGACTTCTTGATTCACCAGAGGTCTTgggtaacatttttttttttactttttagctTGCTGCAGATCTAATACATGTGTTCGCCAAGCTTCCGCGTGATCTTAACTTCATCGACCACACGAGCGACATTGGATGGAAGGAGTATGTGCTTTCTAGCTTCGTTGATAATTGCTCACTGATCACTGTGGATGCTGACTGAGGTCAATGCTTGTCTTGTTTGTGATGGCGTGTAGGTTTCAGAGGGCAAAGCCGGTGATCATTGACCCAGGGCTCTACATGAAGAAGAAGTCAGATGTGTTCTGGATACCGCAGCGGCGGAGCGTCCCCACGGCCTTCAAGCTCTTCACTGGTATGGACACTGCTTGGAATCTATCCTATGTTTGTAAATGACATCACTGACTAGTCGAAAGATTCACATTCTAGTGTTAACACGTAAATTTGTGTTGAACTTACCAAGCATTTGTGCATATTAGGGTAGCTCGTGGCTTACTTTTTCAATTGTTTTTACTGGCTAGATTTGTTGATTTGCCCTTGTCGCGGCTGTAGGAGGTgcttagatattttttttattgaatatgATGCCGTTGAAAGCTTCAAACTATACATTCATGGATCTCTGCCATTTGTTGAAAAGATGCTGGTCATTTCTAGTTGTAGTGACCGGTTCAAAATTTTGAACTATGAACTGATACAGGGATTTTCACCAACTTATCAATTGTTACTATGGTAAATTTCAGTTATCAGTTTACCATAGGTATTCTGCAAAATCCTTCACACAAATGTGGTGCTTTTCTAGCTTGTTCTATAGTATAGTGTTTATTGCCAAAACTCTCATTTGTAAAATTACCTTCGTTTTGTGATTTAATTTTTTGTGATCTGATTGATGTAGCAAACATTTGGATTCtgtttggttttgttgcctGTAGTAATAATTTTACCTTTGCATGCCAAGGCATTTGGTATAAAGATGAGCTCTTGTTTGGGAAAGCAATCTAGTCATCTCAGGCTAGATTATTTGCCTACTGCATATTGACTGTCATCAATTTGAAAGCTTTATCGTTCATCCTGGTTATGTGTCCGTTTACCCAATTCAGAAACTGTCTCAATGAATTTTCCatagaaatatagttttccTTAAATGTCCAAGAACTTAACCACAGGCACTTCTGGAAGCTTGTAACCGATCCGTCACTAGTGAGTTAATCTGGTGgtttcatattttaaaagcacccccccccccccaaccaaAAAAAAGGAGCTCTCTCTAGGCAGGGAATTAATTGATTCTAGTTACTTAAATTGTTACTTCACCTCAGATATAAATGCTCTAGGTTTAGACAGCTTAACCAGATAACTAGAAGATGTAAAAATGTAGAGCCTAATGCAACGGAGATAAAGGCGTAGGATCCATAACTACCTAGAAGCAAAATCTTAGCACCACTTGCTTTCTTTTGTAACTAGTAACAAAGAAATTCTATGGACTTTATTCTTCTTTGTTCCAACCCAGCAAGACTAGTATCTTTAGAGCTTTTATGGAATGAGACCAGCTTTATTAGTTTGAGCCTTTGTAGAATAAGTGTTAATTTTAAATCTCTGAGCTTTTAAAGATAGAGGCATCTAAGGATCCTATGACATTGCAGGTTCTGCTTGGATGGCATTATCTAGGCCCTTTGTCGAATACTGCGTATGGGGCTGGGACAACCTGCCTCGTACTGTACTCATGTACTACGCCAATTTCATCTCCTCGCCAGAAGGTTACTTCCACACCGTGGTCTGCAATGCTGAGGAATTCAAGAACACGACCGTGAACCATGACCTGCATTACATCTCATGGGACAACCCTCCAAAGCAGCACCCGCACTACCTCACGGTCGAGGACTTGGACAGGATGGTTGCTAGTGATGCGCCATTTGCTCGGAAGTTCCACGCAGACGACCCGGTGCTAGACAAGATAGACGAGGAGATCCTGTTCCGTGGCCTGGACATGCCGACTCCCGGAGGCTGGTGCGCGGGAACGAGAGAGAACGGGAGCGACCCTTGCTCGGTCATCGGAGACACCAGTCTCCTTCAGCCTGGCCGTGGGGCTGTGCGGCTGCAGCGACTGATGACCTCGCTATTGTCGGAGGAGAAGTTCCACCCAAGGCAGTGCAAGTAGTGTTTGTCTCTGACTCAGATCAAAGCTATGTATGATACACGCATGGGCTGCTGCTACTGGTGGGCGGTACTAGTTCGCCATTTTGTTATGCAGCTTCCATTTAACTTATGCCCTGTTGTTGTACGACCACATCAGTAGAGGCTGTTATTTGTATCATCCGGATGTAAGACTTGACACGAGAGAGatgatgcatcatcatcatccaagGTATCTATCAGCTATGGACCTGGTCTTGAAAAACATGGTTATCTGATCATTATATATGTTACAGACTTACAGTGTATAGTCTCACTTCATCCAATATGTTGGTTTACCGTGGTTTCTGAACCACACAATATGTTGCTTTGTTGCCTGCCATCTGAGGAAATGCATtccttcatatttttttttagcagCCTTTCGTCAGTTGTATCCCTGCCTCCCCTAGGCCCATGCCCATGGTCATGCCTGCACGGCCTGGAAGGGAGGAGTGGAGTGGACTGTGATCACATAGGCCCACATGGTTGCAGAAATCTATTGTTGCTAACCAAGGTTGCCAATACCACCTTGTCCTGGCGAATACATTTGGTCCACTACGATAGAAATGTTTTTTCTAGGTAGATTGCAATCGGATTTTTGGAACCGATGGTAATAAAACTACAACAGTTGGTCCCAtagttcagagttcagaccGACTAAAACAGCCTGCATAGCCAAGAACTGGTTGTAACAGTGGCTTATTCTAGTCGATTTATAGTAAAAGCTGATCGTAAGCCAGTCGATTTATAGTAAAAACTGACTGTAATAATTAGACTAATATAGTCGATTCCGAACAAGAACGTACTGAAATATGTTACAGTCGATTCATGCATAGAACTGACTGTAGTTAAAGCATTACTACagtcggttccttatgtgaactgatTGCGACTGATTTTGAGGAAGAAGTAGGGGAGCTCGCCCGGGAGAATTTGGGTGACTGGTGAAACGGAGAGAGGAGACCGAgatgagtctatttttaggagTGTTAAGGCGGTGCAACATGGGCGTGACAAGGCGGTGGAGCTGAGCACAGTAAGGTGGCGGTGACCTTCGGTGGCGAGTTCCACGTGTCAAAGGCGTGTCAAGGAGATGGCGATGACTCCGTGCAGCAGACTGATTGCGTGCTAGCAAACACGACGTAGAGGACGTGATGAGGACAGGTAGCGGCTTAGTTAGAAATAGGGGGGAGAGTAGGCGAGGAAGGCAACTGGGGAAGACGACGCGAGGAAGAGGACGATGAGGTGGCAAACCTCATGTGTCAGCAATACGCTGTTGGGTGGTGGAGCAGGCCAAGGTGGACCGAAGGCGTGGGAGCTTGGCTAATGGGCTAAAGAAGAGGAGGGGCCTAGGTCGAAAAAATGAAAGAGAGGGGAAATTGGGTTGGGTTGGAAAatagagaaatagaaaaaggaaGGAGGGATTTAAGTTGGGCTGACTGAGCTACGAAATGGGGATGAAATGGAATTCATCCTGACTTGTTTTGGATTTGAAAAGTGGTTTTGGAATTTTAGAGAAGATGCAGGATTCCTATTTGAACTAGCTCACAGAATTTCAATAAAATTCAGAGGATTCCAAAATGCTACATGAATACTTTTTGTGGACGTTTTCaaaatatatgtttaaatttgGCGTGAATTTAGGATGCTTTGCCCATATTTCAGCCCACAAGTTTGTGTTTGTCGCAAGTTTGAGAAAGTTCaattttttagtgaaaattttaaattacgGCAAAAACAGGCGCCCCCAGACGTCGACCATCTTCTTGACCATGGCTGCATCCGCGGATGACAAGGCCAGGCTCACGGGCAAGGTGCGCGATCTGCTCGCGGCGGCGCACCGATACGGTCTGGACAGGATGGTGGTCATGTGCGAGAATACGCTGTGCGCGGCCATGGACCAGTGCTGGCAGCTCAAGGCATTGTGCATCGACTACATGGCTTCTTCTCCGGCCGTGCTCAAGGATGTGATGGCGACGGAAGCGTTCCTGGGGCTCAAGGATGGCTGCCCCTCTCTTCTCGCCGACCTCACCTGTTGGTGTTGCTGAAATTGCTAGCTGCATTAATTTCTTATTCATCTTGTATTTGTATTTGGTTGATTAAGATTGGTATCGAGGTTTTTAATTTCGCGATTGTTCTGTTCATCCCCTTATTTGAATCGACCATGCAAAATgttgattatataaatatatatataaatcagCTTATTAGATGAATTTGCGGTCTGTATAAAGAAGGCCGGTCGTCCAAGGTAACTAATTAACGCGGGAAAGGGATTTCCTAATATATCTTTCTTAGTCAACGGATGGACGGCTCAGATCTCTCTGTAAATATTCAAAGAAATTTGCAAATGGTACGATTTGCATCTAGAACCCTTGACAAGTTCCAAAACGGCAGAAAAAGGTTTCGTTTCAACGACGACATCACAAATAATCGTCGCTACATAGTAAAGACCACCATTCCTTGGCTACAAAGCTCaagacattgacaagaagctcctctcctctcctctcctcttgcctcctctcttctcaatCTTTTCTCTCAGGTACACGCGATCGTCGGAGATGGCGCAGCAGGGGTCACCTGCGACGTCCTTGATATACGCGATGGTGGCGCGGGGCACGGTGGTCGTGGCGGAGCACACGTCGTACACGGGCAACTTCCGGGACATCGCGGCGCAGTGCCTGCACAGGCTGCCGGCGGGGAACAACCGCTTCACCTACACCTGCGACGGCCACACTTTCAACTTCCTCGTCAACGATGGATACGGTACGCGTTTCTCTCGCAGCCAACTAAATTTGTTCCTCGACGAAAAACTGTTCTGCTCCTATCTCTGCTACAAGTCTTAAATTCCaaagttcaatttttttctgCGTGTTTTCTGTGGTACAAGTTTGGCTATAGAACTATtgtccttttttattttatttttgccttGCTTGTTTCTTTCTACTTTGAATTGTATTCTAGTATATCCTTCAGCTACCTGTACTTCTTGTTTATCCTTTGGGCAAAGTCTACTCATTGCTGCACAACAACTCTACCGGCTACACATATAATAAATTGTTCCAGTTGGATTACATCAGacagtttatttatttttataatttgaagACCACCTGTTGCATCCTGATGCTCATGCAAGTGCTTTCCCTGATGCTCATTCAAGTGCTTTCCCTGATGGATACTACACTTTGGCTCAATAAGTTCAGATAATTTAGCTTATGCCGATATTCAGGAGATTCAGAGTTGCTAGTATTCAGAACAGGAGTTTGAACTGATCAGCTACGCTTATCGCTTCCAAATTAGGATTTATATAGCAATTTAACTCTCTCACTTTcacaatatttttaaaaaatttcagtcGGAGAAGCCTCAATCTGAACTTTAGTACTTGTTCAGATGGGATGTTGATGCTCCTTCAGTACTTGTCTATCAGGAACGTTATATTCCTTCTCTCCATGCCAAGTTACCCCCTTAGTCTCATCATAAAAGTCGTATATAATCATTATTAGCAACTTTATTAGATGCTAAACAAAAGGCACAGCACCCTGTCTAGAATAACTTCAATCTCATGTAATGTTATACTTCACTGAAAGTAACCgtaataattaaaaaaaggtTCTGTTCAGTCAAAACCTGAAAGCAGAACTGTATGATTGCAACACAAGGCAGGTAATGGCAGCCAGAGCCTCAGAAAATCATGTGAAAAACTGTCATAGTTCAGTTTTCGAGAATAGACAAGATGAAAATTTGCTCAACTTCATATGTTCGAGCTGCTAACTGAAGCACATGCATCAAAATTGCAGCATACTGCGTTGTTGCAACTGAGTCGGTTGGCCGGCAGATTCCTCTTGCCTTCCTAGAGATGACCAGGGAGGATTTCAACAAGAGATATGCAGGGGGCAAAGCAGCCACAGCTACAGCCAACAGTCTCAGCCGAGATTTCGGGTAATAATATTTCATTTCATCTGCAAGTAATCCGTAGGATTCAAGTACCTAGTagttttatttttgttatgCTAGCCCAATATTTTTTTCCTCATTGTGCATGGGGAACTGGCAAGATGTACAGGCCACGGCTTAGAGAGCAGATGCAGTACTGTATGGATCACCCAGAGGAGGTGAGTAGGCTGTCCAAAGTGAAAGCTCAAGTCTCTGAAGTGAAAGGCATCATGATGGAAAACATTGACAAGGTAGGAATTCACAACAGCTACGTGCCTGGCATGGCCTGATCGGATCTGTGCTTAATTTCGTTTGCTATCTTTAGGAGTACTTGAGTTTCCAATCCtatttctgaattctgatttaGTGGGAAATGTTTCATGTCAGGTCATCGATCGCGGGCAACAGATTGATGGGCTCGTCACAAGGACAGAGCAGCTGCACGACCAGGTCTGTGCTGCGGATTTTGGTTTATCGTCAGAGGTATTCAGTAACATATGCTGTCAGAAAAGAACTGATAACATTGggtccttcttcttttttctttttgcaggcTGCTGATTTCAGGCAGCAAGGCACACGGGTGCGGCGCAAGATGTGGTTCCAGAACATGAAGATGAAGCTGATCGTCCTCGGCATCGTCGTTGCACTGATCCTCATCATAATCCTGTCAATTTGCCATGGCAGATGCAAGTGAAGCAGTACATCGTCAGAGTCTGATTATAATCAGGTGGGGATTGTGCCccccgtagagtcaaaaaaggGGAGAGAATATTcagagtattttttttccttttttgtgaCCAAGAATGTTTTGTTCACAGTTGAGACCTCTGAGGTCTGAATCCATGGTGTTGGTGTTTTGCTCTCTGGGTTGAGACTTTTTTTTATAGGAGTCCAGGCCCATCTTTTGACGGGCCAATTGGGCCGAACGTAATAGAGCTGTAGCCTACATTTATAGGccttctttgtttgttttttgtaGAAGAGGAGCAGGCTCTTCTCCTTTGCAATTTgtttctgtttttctttttggcttCCTATGACTGAAAAAAATTCCTCAAAAAACATGTCTAGAAAAAATAACAGCTGActctaaataaaaaaactacactAGATGAACGGTGACCGTTGGATGTCAATCGAATGGTCCTAGtacttctcttcttccttcggCTCCTCTCTTTTTTCATCCGACAAAGTCTCATTGATTTCTCCTTGCTCGTCCGCGCACCCTCCTCCTTTCGTCTCTAGTGGTGCTCTCGCTGGCAGATCAACCGCAATGTTAACGGGCTGTATCTTTGCCACTCTCGTCGCTGATACCGTTCACCAACGGTCCTTCGCTCACCACGACCAGCAACGCCCCGCCTCGCCACTATGTCTGTCatccgccaccaccgccggccGATCCGATTGGCACCCAAGACTATCCTTCTAAGTCTGAGGACTTGCCGAACCAGGAACCTAACCCGCCGGCGGCGAGATGTGTCGAGTGTAATGAAGTCTATCAATGGACTGTAGCATagcaaatgcaaaaaaaaaaaaaaaaagcagcgtAAATGAAATCTGCCTAAGACTAGGGTAGTACGAGGTAGCTAGCTGCCTTATTATTATTTAAGAAGAAAGATAGAATTACAAAGCATGCACCAAGTAAAAAGCTAGGATATGGTGGACGACATTGATCTTCCCTACAACGTACAGCAACATACTGAATTACTGACAGCAATGCAACCACCTCCGTCTATCGTAGGAGTTTAATTTCCACTAGCTTAGGCCTTCTAATGCATGCGACCATGCATCCATGCCTGCCATGCAGCACGCATCACGGATGAATGCAGCCACCGCCACCATGAtaaccgccgccgtcgccgccgctgccgctgccgccaccaccgcccagGCCACCGGCACCGCCACCACCAAGCCCGCCGAGGCCGCCTGCACCTAGCCCGCCACCACCTAGCCCGCCAATGCCACCACCACCGAGACCACCGAGGCCGCCTCCACCGAGTCCACCGCCAGCTCCACCAAGACCACCAACACCTCCGAGCCCACCGACGCCTCCGAGCGCGCTGCCGATGCCCCCCACAGCTCCGCCGAAGCTCCCGACGCCAGCGAAGCCTCCGATGCCTGCGCCGTACGACCCTCCTCCCAGGCCGCTGCCCAGGAAGGTCTTCTGGTCGTGGGCGCCCACTACTCCTGCGGCAACGGCGCTCTTCCTCTTACTGTTCCCGGCGGTCATCGTTGTCGTGGCCGCAGGTATGTCTCTAGCCGCCTCAGCTGGTGCTAGCGCCAGGACGACGACCAGGGCCTGGCAGCACGCCATTGCGGCGGCAGTGGGAGCGACCATCTCGCTCTCGGTGCAGCAGCTAGAAGCTAGTGTGTTTGCGTATATAGGTTTGTCTGCAAGAGCTAGCTATCTATCGATCGAGGTCGTTATATATAGGTCAGTAAGAGGAGTACTAGTAGATCGAAGGGCAAGTACTCCTACGCGGTGATCGATGGGCGGTGACAGGTGAGGGAAGTAAATGCATGCATCATATATATCAGAGCAGAGCTACTGCATGCATGCTACTCCACTTCcagatttttatatttttatatttcaaatatgcaaaaaattgtaaaaataggcaACCGacccaaaaaaaattacagaactAGGCTACGGTCGCCTGCTGGAAGGGTGACAGGCAGCGTGGCTGTGCCGTGACATGGTGTCCGTTAGAAGGATGACATGACTTGCTGCCCAATGAAAAAGCAATAGCTTCTTGTCATCCCTACGAGGAGCGACATGTTTGTGTATAGGGT comes from the Phragmites australis chromosome 22, lpPhrAust1.1, whole genome shotgun sequence genome and includes:
- the LOC133904654 gene encoding uncharacterized protein LOC133904654, whose protein sequence is MACCQALVVVLALAPAEAARDIPAATTTMTAGNSKRKSAVAAGVVGAHDQKTFLGSGLGGGSYGAGIGGFAGVGSFGGAVGGIGSALGGVGGLGGVGGLGGAGGGLGGGGLGGLGGGGIGGLGGGGLGAGGLGGLGGGGAGGLGGGGGSGSGGDGGGYHGGGGCIHP
- the LOC133905193 gene encoding beta-glucuronosyltransferase GlcAT14A-like, which gives rise to MKPIPQSVLAAVDRRWLLPLAVGSALSLLLLVALTTFPFPFPSSASSPSPALFVEHKLAPSPPSSSASLPRIAFLISGSAGDASALRRVLLALYHPRNRYILHLDAEAPDSDRRDLAAGLADHPVIASAGNVRVVERANLITYRGPTMVANTLHAAAAFLWADAGAGGSEWDWFINLSASDYPLVTQDDLIHVFAKLPRDLNFIDHTSDIGWKEFQRAKPVIIDPGLYMKKKSDVFWIPQRRSVPTAFKLFTGSAWMALSRPFVEYCVWGWDNLPRTVLMYYANFISSPEGYFHTVVCNAEEFKNTTVNHDLHYISWDNPPKQHPHYLTVEDLDRMVASDAPFARKFHADDPVLDKIDEEILFRGLDMPTPGGWCAGTRENGSDPCSVIGDTSLLQPGRGAVRLQRLMTSLLSEEKFHPRQCK
- the LOC133904278 gene encoding vesicle-associated membrane protein 721-like, translated to MAQQGSPATSLIYAMVARGTVVVAEHTSYTGNFRDIAAQCLHRLPAGNNRFTYTCDGHTFNFLVNDGYAYCVVATESVGRQIPLAFLEMTREDFNKRYAGGKAATATANSLSRDFGPRLREQMQYCMDHPEEVSRLSKVKAQVSEVKGIMMENIDKVIDRGQQIDGLVTRTEQLHDQAADFRQQGTRVRRKMWFQNMKMKLIVLGIVVALILIIILSICHGRCK